In the genome of Deinococcus sp. YIM 77859, one region contains:
- the hutI gene encoding imidazolonepropionase, whose translation MAETLFTGIAQLVTPAPGPQRGAAMRQLTALKDAALLVRDGVIAWMGHEKEAPRAEHTHDLGGVAVVPGLTDPHTHAVWAGDRLADFEARVEGVPYEEMLARGGGIRSTMRATAGADVTELVRLARPRLWALAQSGATTIEVKSGYGLAFEAEVRMLEAVRTLQTLLPVTLLPTLLIHVPPTEGREAYVRGVCEELIPKVARTRPPLATAVDVFCEREAFQGEEARAILTAARAHGLRVKVHADQFHAIGGTELACELGALSVDHLEASGAPQIKALAASSTVATVLPGVTLHLGLPAAPARSLIDAGACVAIGTDLNPGSSPLFSVPLALALAVRLNGLTPAEALTASTVNAAAALGLRDRGALAVGQRADFLALHSADWRDLAYTLGANPIRTVFVGGQALKEIHS comes from the coding sequence GTGGCTGAGACGCTCTTCACGGGCATCGCCCAGCTGGTGACGCCCGCTCCTGGCCCGCAACGCGGCGCGGCCATGCGGCAGCTGACGGCGCTCAAGGACGCGGCGCTTCTTGTCCGTGATGGTGTGATCGCGTGGATGGGCCACGAGAAGGAGGCCCCCCGAGCAGAGCACACGCACGACCTGGGCGGCGTGGCGGTCGTTCCCGGCCTGACCGACCCGCACACCCACGCGGTCTGGGCGGGTGACCGTCTGGCCGATTTCGAGGCGCGGGTGGAAGGGGTGCCCTACGAGGAGATGCTGGCACGGGGGGGCGGGATTCGTTCCACGATGCGGGCGACAGCGGGGGCGGACGTGACGGAACTCGTACGCCTTGCTCGGCCGCGCCTGTGGGCCCTGGCGCAAAGCGGGGCGACCACCATCGAGGTCAAAAGCGGGTACGGGCTTGCCTTTGAGGCGGAGGTGCGAATGCTGGAGGCAGTGCGCACGTTGCAAACGCTCCTGCCCGTGACGCTGCTCCCCACCCTGCTGATTCACGTCCCGCCGACGGAAGGCCGCGAAGCGTATGTGCGCGGCGTTTGCGAGGAGCTGATTCCCAAGGTTGCGCGCACCCGGCCACCGCTCGCCACCGCCGTGGACGTGTTCTGCGAGCGCGAAGCCTTTCAGGGAGAAGAAGCCCGCGCCATTCTTACGGCGGCCCGAGCACATGGGTTGCGGGTGAAGGTGCACGCCGACCAGTTTCACGCGATCGGGGGCACCGAACTCGCTTGCGAACTCGGGGCGCTGAGCGTGGATCACCTGGAGGCGAGCGGTGCGCCGCAGATCAAGGCGCTGGCCGCGTCGAGCACGGTGGCGACCGTCCTTCCCGGTGTAACGCTGCACCTGGGCCTCCCCGCCGCGCCTGCCCGCAGCCTGATCGATGCGGGCGCGTGCGTGGCCATCGGAACGGACCTGAACCCGGGCAGCTCTCCCCTCTTCAGCGTGCCGCTCGCCCTGGCCCTCGCCGTGCGGCTCAACGGCCTGACGCCCGCCGAGGCGCTGACGGCCAGCACCGTGAATGCGGCCGCCGCCCTGGGCTTGAGGGACCGGGGAGCCCTCGCCGTGGGCCAACGGGCGGACTTCTTGGCCTTGCACTCGGCAGACTGGCGCGACCTGGCATACACACTTGGCGCCAACCCCATTCGCACTGTGTTCGTGGGCGGGCAGGCCCTCAAGGAGATACACTCGTGA
- a CDS encoding IclR family transcriptional regulator, with amino-acid sequence MPRTLSTVDRAVRVLEAFDADHTEWTLSELAEHLGQPTSTLHEQLTTLVGSGLLVRVARGRYRLGWRLLKLSSALYGSVPWYAPAHDAMNALARGTHLLAFLCVLQGNQVLCIARSVQGRDGPPVAGETAFILPPHASASGKLLYALHGLELPAGAPRYTAYTLATAWEQEAQAIRAARLATTRDEWAMGTSGLAVPLLGAEGKVLAALGVSLPTSRWREQEQLSRRLRDAADNVAWTLGYRPT; translated from the coding sequence ATGCCCCGTACCCTTTCCACCGTGGACCGTGCGGTGCGCGTGCTGGAAGCCTTTGACGCCGACCATACCGAGTGGACGCTCTCGGAGCTGGCCGAGCACCTCGGACAACCGACCTCCACCCTGCACGAGCAGCTCACGACGCTCGTGGGAAGCGGCTTGCTGGTCAGGGTGGCGCGTGGCCGCTACCGGCTGGGCTGGCGGCTGCTGAAGCTCTCCAGTGCCCTGTACGGCAGCGTTCCGTGGTACGCGCCCGCCCACGACGCGATGAACGCTCTGGCGCGCGGCACGCACCTGCTCGCCTTTCTGTGTGTGCTGCAGGGGAACCAGGTGCTGTGTATTGCCCGCTCGGTGCAGGGACGGGACGGCCCGCCGGTAGCGGGCGAGACGGCATTCATCCTCCCGCCCCACGCCAGCGCGAGCGGCAAGCTGCTGTACGCCCTGCATGGTCTGGAGCTGCCCGCCGGTGCTCCCCGGTACACCGCCTACACCCTTGCAACCGCTTGGGAACAAGAGGCGCAAGCCATTCGTGCCGCTCGCCTGGCCACCACGCGGGACGAATGGGCGATGGGCACGAGTGGTCTGGCCGTGCCGCTTCTGGGCGCGGAGGGGAAAGTCCTCGCCGCCCTGGGCGTGAGCCTTCCCACCAGCAGATGGCGCGAGCAAGAACAGCTCAGCCGCCGCCTGCGCGATGCGGCCGATAACGTGGCCTGGACGCTGGGTTACCGCCCGACGTGA
- a CDS encoding arginase family protein yields MAGDTASSPAHLPYSGIATFARAPIVEPGAAWQADVAVLGLPFDIALGFRPGARYAPRALREASLRYIPPFTDLSGRTRLADLTLVDAGDVVLPSLEPELARERITQAARLVRERSRLPVFLGGDHSVTYPLLCAFADVPKLRVIQLDAHLDFTDARNDTRYSNSSPFRRAAEELPNLVHITTLGLRGLRFDPEAVAAARARGHTLVPMEEVEERLSEAVTALPPGSSVYLSVDADAFDPAVLPGTSSPEPDGFSYALALRVIREVVRRHSLVGMDLVELAPNLDPTGRSSLIGARLVMETLGEVFGG; encoded by the coding sequence ATGGCCGGGGATACGGCTTCCTCCCCCGCCCATCTCCCCTACTCTGGTATCGCCACCTTCGCCCGCGCGCCCATCGTGGAGCCCGGCGCAGCCTGGCAGGCTGACGTGGCTGTCCTGGGGCTTCCCTTCGACATCGCCCTGGGCTTCCGGCCCGGTGCCCGCTACGCCCCCCGCGCGCTGCGAGAAGCCAGCCTGCGCTATATCCCGCCCTTCACCGACCTCTCGGGACGAACGCGGCTGGCAGACTTGACCCTCGTGGACGCGGGGGACGTGGTGCTCCCCAGCCTTGAACCTGAGCTCGCCCGCGAGCGCATCACGCAGGCGGCCCGGCTGGTCCGGGAACGCTCTCGCCTCCCGGTGTTTCTGGGCGGTGACCACAGCGTCACGTATCCCCTTTTGTGCGCCTTTGCCGATGTGCCCAAGCTGCGCGTCATCCAGCTTGACGCGCACCTGGATTTTACCGACGCGCGAAACGACACCCGCTACAGCAATTCCAGCCCCTTCCGCCGGGCAGCCGAAGAGCTTCCCAACCTGGTGCACATCACCACGCTGGGCCTGCGCGGCCTGCGTTTCGATCCGGAGGCGGTGGCGGCGGCCCGAGCGCGTGGGCACACCCTGGTGCCCATGGAGGAGGTGGAGGAAAGGCTGAGCGAGGCGGTGACGGCCCTGCCCCCCGGAAGTTCGGTCTACCTCAGCGTGGACGCGGATGCCTTTGACCCCGCCGTGCTGCCGGGCACCAGCAGTCCCGAGCCAGACGGCTTCAGCTACGCCCTCGCCCTACGGGTCATTCGTGAGGTTGTGCGGCGGCATTCGCTTGTTGGGATGGACCTGGTGGAACTCGCTCCAAACCTCGACCCGACCGGCCGCAGCAGCCTGATCGGCGCGCGGCTGGTCATGGAGACGCTGGGGGAGGTGTTTGGTGGCTGA
- a CDS encoding SPFH domain-containing protein, translating to MSKLEKAPITVGPQGGVSPSSRVASVERAAFGLPGVPAVLLWLVGAAAAGWLLFGAGLFVPALLLGGLLLFALFGFFIVQPNQAKVLTLFGRYVGTERRNGFYWTNPFTVRQNVSLRIRNFNSERLKVNDQAGNPIEIAAVIVWRVVDTARAVFDVEDYAEFVAIQAETALRHLAAQYPYDEYDGHGLSLRGHPDEVAEALARELAARLQHAGVEVLEARLSHLAYSPEIAGAMLQRQQASAIIAARQQIVQGAVGMVEMALTQLSEQDIVQLDEERKAQMVSNLLVVLTSERGTQPVLNAGSLY from the coding sequence ATGAGCAAGCTGGAAAAGGCTCCCATAACCGTCGGTCCGCAAGGCGGCGTTTCCCCCAGCAGCCGGGTGGCGAGCGTGGAGCGCGCGGCCTTTGGCCTGCCCGGTGTGCCTGCGGTCCTGCTCTGGCTGGTCGGCGCTGCCGCCGCAGGATGGCTGCTCTTTGGGGCGGGGCTGTTTGTCCCCGCTCTGCTCCTAGGAGGACTGCTTCTCTTTGCCCTGTTCGGGTTTTTCATCGTGCAGCCCAATCAGGCGAAGGTGCTCACACTGTTCGGGCGGTATGTGGGTACCGAGCGCCGCAACGGGTTCTACTGGACCAACCCCTTTACTGTGCGCCAGAACGTCTCTTTGCGCATCCGCAACTTCAACTCCGAACGGCTCAAGGTCAACGACCAGGCCGGAAATCCCATCGAGATCGCCGCCGTGATCGTGTGGCGTGTGGTGGACACGGCGCGTGCCGTCTTCGATGTGGAGGATTACGCCGAGTTTGTCGCCATCCAGGCCGAGACCGCCCTGCGTCACCTCGCCGCGCAGTACCCCTATGACGAGTACGATGGCCACGGCCTCTCCCTGCGCGGTCACCCGGATGAGGTGGCCGAGGCTCTGGCCCGGGAGCTGGCCGCTCGCCTGCAACATGCGGGCGTGGAGGTGCTCGAAGCCCGCCTCTCGCACCTCGCCTACTCTCCCGAGATCGCAGGGGCGATGCTGCAACGGCAGCAGGCGAGCGCGATCATCGCTGCTCGGCAGCAGATTGTGCAGGGCGCGGTGGGCATGGTGGAGATGGCCCTGACCCAGCTCTCCGAGCAGGACATCGTGCAGCTCGACGAGGAGCGCAAGGCGCAGATGGTGAGTAACCTTCTCGTCGTGCTGACCAGCGAGCGCGGCACCCAGCCCGTTCTCAATGCCGGCAGCCTGTACTGA
- a CDS encoding MBL fold metallo-hydrolase: MTLNIGVRTLYANVYLLQTPQGRLMVDAGAVTHVGQYLRLLRAFQPNALFLTHHHVDHTGGAFLAGRLGIPILAHPLEHAFLTGQKHHLPYPAGYPQVGQLISRLHPKVQSRALHPVFPGERVYGWEVIPLPGHTLGQTGLLRDGVLVVGDALIGGRDGAHLPKTAYNEDQQAAVQTLHAIANMDLKAVLPGHGKPLTPEKVWRRARREEAGRNVLTCSSRDEQLQPLPR; the protein is encoded by the coding sequence ATGACGCTGAACATCGGGGTCAGGACGCTCTACGCGAATGTCTACCTCCTACAGACCCCCCAAGGACGGCTGATGGTGGACGCAGGAGCGGTGACACACGTAGGCCAGTACCTGCGCCTGTTGCGAGCCTTCCAGCCGAACGCCCTATTCCTGACACACCACCACGTTGACCATACCGGCGGGGCCTTTCTGGCGGGCAGGCTGGGGATCCCCATCCTCGCGCATCCGCTAGAGCATGCGTTTCTCACCGGGCAGAAACACCATCTCCCCTATCCGGCGGGCTACCCGCAGGTCGGCCAGCTGATCTCGCGCCTGCACCCCAAGGTACAGTCCCGCGCCCTGCACCCCGTCTTCCCCGGCGAGCGGGTCTATGGCTGGGAAGTCATTCCCCTTCCCGGTCATACGCTGGGGCAAACCGGCCTGCTGCGAGACGGTGTGCTGGTTGTTGGTGACGCGCTGATCGGCGGGAGAGATGGCGCTCACCTCCCCAAGACCGCCTACAACGAAGACCAGCAGGCGGCCGTGCAGACGTTGCATGCCATCGCCAACATGGACCTGAAGGCCGTTCTGCCGGGTCATGGCAAGCCGCTTACCCCGGAAAAGGTCTGGCGAAGAGCGCGGCGTGAGGAGGCTGGAAGGAACGTCCTCACCTGCTCGTCACGTGACGAGCAACTCCAGCCGTTGCCACGTTAG
- the hutH gene encoding histidine ammonia-lyase: MILDRQLTLEGFIRVVRGGEPVILSEAARERILKARAVVERIVDGQEAVYGVNTGFGKFAAVRIPREALAQLQHNLIVSHAIGVGDALPAEVVRGMMLLRAQSLALGHSGVRPAVVELLLALLNAEAHPVVPAQGSVGASGDLAPLAHLALALVGLGEIEFRGAVRPAREVLAELGLTPLTLAAKEGLALINGTQLMGSLLALALHDALTLLHTANLAAAMTVEALSGSHRPFSEGVVSLRPHPGALVVASDLRHFLRGSEIAPAHARCGKVQDAYSLRAVPQVHGASLDALTQAGRVLAVEFASVTDNPLIFPGGGGEGEVISGGNFHGQPLALIADTLKVAVAELASISERRVEQLLNPALSGLPAFLAREGGLNSGYMIAQYTAAALVSENKVLAHPASVDSIPTSANQEDHVSMGAHGARQLRQILRNVQNVLSIELLCAAQALDFQPLRAGRGVQAAYERIREVIPPLEQDRYSRPDLLALQELVVSGELLRVAREA; encoded by the coding sequence GTGATTCTGGACCGGCAATTGACCCTTGAAGGGTTCATCCGTGTGGTGCGGGGCGGCGAACCGGTGATCCTCTCGGAAGCGGCGCGGGAACGCATCCTGAAGGCGCGGGCGGTGGTCGAGCGCATCGTGGACGGCCAGGAGGCGGTGTACGGCGTGAACACCGGCTTTGGCAAGTTCGCTGCCGTACGGATCCCCCGCGAGGCACTGGCCCAGCTGCAACACAACCTGATCGTTTCCCACGCAATCGGCGTGGGGGACGCGCTGCCCGCCGAGGTGGTGCGCGGGATGATGCTGCTGCGCGCGCAATCGCTCGCGCTCGGGCATTCCGGCGTGCGGCCTGCGGTCGTCGAACTGCTGCTGGCGCTGCTGAACGCGGAGGCACATCCCGTCGTGCCCGCGCAGGGCAGCGTAGGTGCATCGGGCGACCTCGCCCCGCTCGCCCATCTCGCGCTGGCGCTGGTCGGGCTGGGAGAGATCGAGTTCCGGGGAGCAGTTCGGCCTGCCCGCGAGGTGCTGGCCGAACTGGGCCTCACGCCGCTCACGCTGGCCGCGAAAGAAGGGCTGGCGCTCATCAACGGGACCCAGCTCATGGGTAGCCTGCTGGCCCTTGCGCTGCATGACGCCCTGACGCTGCTGCACACAGCGAACCTGGCTGCGGCCATGACGGTCGAGGCCCTCTCCGGCAGCCACCGACCCTTCTCGGAAGGCGTCGTGTCCCTGCGGCCCCACCCCGGTGCCCTGGTGGTTGCCAGCGACCTGCGCCACTTCCTGCGCGGCTCCGAGATCGCCCCCGCCCACGCCCGCTGCGGCAAGGTGCAGGACGCCTACAGCCTGCGCGCCGTGCCCCAGGTCCACGGGGCCAGTCTGGACGCGTTGACGCAGGCAGGGCGTGTGTTGGCGGTCGAGTTCGCCTCGGTCACCGATAACCCGCTGATCTTCCCCGGAGGCGGCGGGGAAGGCGAGGTGATCTCGGGCGGGAACTTCCACGGGCAGCCGCTCGCCCTCATCGCAGACACGCTGAAGGTTGCTGTCGCAGAGCTCGCGAGCATCAGCGAGCGGCGCGTCGAGCAACTGCTCAACCCGGCGCTGTCGGGCCTCCCGGCTTTCTTGGCACGCGAAGGGGGGCTCAACAGCGGGTACATGATCGCGCAGTACACCGCCGCCGCCCTCGTGAGCGAGAACAAGGTGTTGGCTCACCCGGCCAGTGTGGACTCTATCCCCACCAGCGCCAATCAGGAGGACCATGTCAGCATGGGCGCACACGGGGCGCGGCAACTGCGGCAGATCCTGAGGAACGTGCAGAACGTCCTGAGCATCGAGCTGCTGTGCGCCGCCCAGGCGCTCGACTTCCAGCCGCTGCGGGCTGGGCGGGGCGTACAGGCAGCCTATGAGCGCATCCGCGAGGTCATTCCTCCCCTGGAGCAGGACCGGTACTCCCGCCCCGATCTGCTGGCGCTGCAAGAGCTGGTCGTGAGCGGGGAACTGCTGAGGGTGGCACGGGAGGCCTGA
- a CDS encoding ParB/RepB/Spo0J family partition protein has protein sequence MTRKVRPVIGARLSGLVEGVEALGQPAATTLPVQDLQPGTFQPRVHFDQQALQELAHSIREQGVLQPLLVRPLGNGRYEIVAGERRWRAAQMAGLTEVPVLLRELTDAQAQLAAAVENLQREDLNVLEEVRARLQVVAATLGVPPQEAVARLFALDRRPEDDPEAVARLDAVFGALGRETWRSFVKNRAALLNLPQDVQAAVQRGLDYRKALVVGRLSDPEARAELLQLAWNGATVQALRERVAPAQGKAPDPVQTLARRLADRRTLAALDAARRRRVERLLRQIAELLDETET, from the coding sequence ATGACTCGCAAGGTACGTCCTGTCATCGGTGCCCGCCTGAGTGGACTGGTGGAAGGTGTGGAAGCCTTAGGGCAACCCGCTGCAACCACCCTGCCGGTACAAGACCTTCAGCCGGGGACATTTCAGCCGCGCGTCCACTTCGACCAGCAAGCCTTACAGGAGCTCGCCCACAGCATCCGTGAGCAGGGAGTTCTTCAGCCTCTGCTCGTGCGGCCGCTTGGAAATGGGCGGTACGAGATCGTGGCGGGCGAGCGCCGGTGGCGGGCGGCGCAGATGGCGGGTCTGACGGAAGTGCCCGTGCTGCTGCGCGAACTGACGGATGCGCAGGCGCAGCTTGCGGCCGCGGTCGAGAACCTGCAACGCGAGGACTTGAATGTTCTAGAGGAGGTGCGTGCCCGTCTCCAGGTGGTGGCCGCCACACTAGGGGTACCGCCTCAGGAGGCAGTCGCGCGGCTCTTTGCGCTGGACCGTCGCCCGGAGGACGACCCGGAGGCTGTCGCTCGCCTCGATGCTGTCTTTGGAGCGCTGGGCCGGGAAACGTGGCGCAGCTTTGTGAAGAACCGGGCCGCCCTGCTGAATCTGCCGCAGGACGTACAGGCCGCCGTTCAGCGGGGATTAGACTACCGCAAGGCCCTGGTCGTGGGGCGCCTGTCCGATCCGGAAGCGCGCGCAGAGCTGTTGCAGCTGGCCTGGAACGGAGCGACGGTCCAAGCCCTGCGTGAACGGGTGGCCCCAGCGCAGGGGAAAGCCCCCGATCCCGTACAGACCCTCGCTCGCCGGTTGGCTGACCGCCGAACCCTAGCCGCCCTCGATGCGGCACGCCGCCGCCGGGTGGAACGGTTGCTGCGTCAGATCGCCGAACTGCTGGACGAGACAGAGACCTAG
- the hpaI gene encoding 4-hydroxy-2-oxoheptanedioate aldolase, translated as MAVETAGPENGFKTALLRGDTLYGFWLALADAYSAEICAGAGFDWLVIDGEHAPNDVRSVLRQLQAVAPYPSAPVVRPPVGDPVLIKQLLDIGARNLLIPMVETAAQARELVAATRYPPRGGRGVASALVRASRFSRDTEYLRYADQGICLLLQVESAAALTVLDEIAAVEGVDGVFVGPADLAASMGHLGNPGHPDVQAAIQDAAGRIRGAGRAAGILATDEASARRYLGWGYTFVAVGVDVLLLAQGTTALAARFRG; from the coding sequence GTGGCGGTTGAGACGGCAGGCCCCGAGAACGGGTTCAAAACCGCCCTTCTTCGGGGTGACACCCTCTACGGCTTCTGGCTGGCGCTGGCCGATGCCTACAGCGCCGAGATCTGCGCTGGGGCGGGCTTCGACTGGCTGGTGATCGACGGCGAACACGCGCCGAACGACGTGCGCTCGGTCCTGCGCCAGCTTCAGGCCGTCGCCCCGTATCCCTCGGCCCCGGTGGTGCGCCCGCCCGTGGGCGACCCGGTCCTGATCAAGCAGCTGCTCGATATCGGCGCCCGCAACCTGCTCATTCCGATGGTGGAGACGGCGGCGCAGGCGCGGGAGCTGGTCGCCGCCACCCGCTACCCGCCGCGTGGGGGGCGGGGTGTGGCCAGCGCGCTGGTGCGGGCCAGCCGCTTCTCGCGAGACACCGAGTACCTCAGGTACGCCGACCAGGGCATCTGTCTCCTCCTCCAGGTGGAGTCGGCTGCGGCCCTCACCGTGCTGGACGAGATCGCGGCGGTGGAGGGCGTGGACGGCGTGTTTGTCGGTCCCGCCGACCTGGCGGCGAGTATGGGTCACCTGGGCAACCCGGGACATCCCGACGTGCAGGCCGCCATCCAGGACGCGGCGGGGCGGATTCGCGGGGCGGGCAGGGCGGCGGGCATCCTCGCCACCGACGAGGCCAGCGCGCGGCGCTACCTGGGGTGGGGCTACACCTTTGTCGCTGTGGGGGTTGACGTGCTGCTGCTGGCGCAGGGCACCACGGCGTTGGCCGCCCGCTTTCGGGGGTGA
- a CDS encoding diguanylate cyclase produces MDYPVVPHLVMSTVLPSFSIFTEEYIRSLVRVFRRICPAMGLAEVIRAVLGWQTHPLDARLNAAFALVFLTAALALWWGRRPLLVIRLGFLAAALIALCFDLWAYALLPPGLSPGDTAYIVTGRSMYLPFVLMLLSWLLFPAPWAGRLALGIYLLSLGLAVLAGGQALAQGRSTWDGLLNFFVHHAFVGGSFYLLLQVFMAVYARQAHLERERAQFQRDALHDPLTGLANRRAFDEVLEREIAQAHASGQLLSLVAFDLDHFKRVNDTYGHDLGDQVLVQVAALLRNLSRPGDLPARWGGEEFVWLLPGTSLLTAKGLAEDLRSAVETFPFPGGSLTISLGIAALTPGEDASSLFVRADQALYWAKRGGRNQVRLAETPAQG; encoded by the coding sequence ATGGACTACCCTGTGGTTCCCCACCTGGTCATGTCGACGGTCTTGCCGAGCTTCTCCATCTTCACGGAAGAGTATATCCGTTCACTCGTTCGTGTCTTCCGGCGCATCTGCCCTGCCATGGGACTGGCTGAGGTGATCCGCGCCGTGCTGGGGTGGCAGACCCATCCGCTCGACGCCCGGCTGAACGCAGCCTTTGCCCTGGTTTTTCTGACTGCGGCACTGGCCCTGTGGTGGGGGAGGCGGCCACTGTTGGTCATTCGTCTGGGGTTTCTGGCCGCAGCGCTCATCGCCCTGTGTTTTGACCTGTGGGCGTACGCACTGCTGCCCCCTGGCCTTTCCCCGGGCGACACGGCCTATATCGTGACAGGGCGCTCTATGTACCTGCCTTTTGTGCTGATGCTGCTGTCCTGGCTGCTCTTTCCAGCGCCCTGGGCAGGACGGCTTGCCCTGGGCATCTACCTGTTGAGTCTGGGCCTCGCGGTGCTCGCGGGTGGACAGGCGCTGGCGCAGGGCCGCAGCACCTGGGACGGCCTGCTCAACTTCTTTGTGCACCACGCGTTTGTTGGCGGAAGCTTCTACCTGTTGCTTCAGGTCTTTATGGCGGTCTATGCCCGGCAGGCCCACTTGGAACGCGAACGCGCGCAGTTTCAGCGGGATGCCCTCCATGACCCCCTGACCGGTCTGGCCAACCGCCGCGCGTTCGATGAGGTACTTGAACGGGAGATTGCCCAGGCGCACGCTTCCGGTCAGCTGCTCAGCCTGGTGGCCTTTGATCTGGACCACTTCAAGCGGGTGAACGACACGTACGGGCATGACCTGGGCGATCAGGTGCTTGTGCAGGTCGCTGCCTTGCTGCGAAACCTGAGCCGACCGGGTGACCTGCCGGCTCGTTGGGGCGGAGAGGAGTTCGTATGGTTGTTGCCGGGAACGTCCCTCCTCACCGCCAAAGGACTCGCCGAGGATCTGCGCTCGGCCGTCGAGACCTTTCCCTTCCCCGGCGGCTCCCTCACCATCAGTTTGGGGATAGCCGCTCTGACTCCAGGGGAGGATGCGAGCAGCCTGTTTGTTCGGGCTGACCAGGCGCTCTACTGGGCCAAGCGTGGGGGACGTAACCAGGTGCGGCTGGCCGAAACCCCGGCCCAGGGCTAG
- the hutU gene encoding urocanate hydratase: MTPSLTPKTAPVIRAPRGPHKTAKGWIQEAAKRMLMNNLDPEVAEHPDTLVVYGGRGKAARNWEAFYKIVETLDRLENFETLLIQSGKPVAVLRTNEWAPRVILANSNLVPHWANWETFDRLDQAGLMMYGQMTAGSWIYIGTQGILQGTYETFAGAAKKHFGGSLAGTITVTAGLGGMGGAQPLAVKLAGGVSITIEIDPTRIQKRLDTRYLDEVATHLQDAIARAEKYRAQGLARSIGLLGNAAEVLPQLVEMNWTPDLITDQTSAHDPLWGYIPPLAPDEDANKLRAEQPEAYRQRAYAAMAEHVRAILELQKRGAIAFDYGNNLRQRAFEAGVNNAFDYPGFVPAFIRDSFCEGRGPFRWVALSGDPADIRATDQALLELFPDDERLQSWLTYAADQIAFQGLPARICWLGYRERDQAALLFNEMVADGRLRAPIVIGRDHLDAGSVASPYRETEAMKDGSDAVSDWALLNFGVGIASGAAWMSFHHGGGVGMGFSQHSGLVAVADGTPEAAERLRRCLTNDPALGVIRHADAGYEKALDVARTRGLDLPSLGTEDTREAEG; encoded by the coding sequence ATGACCCCATCCCTCACCCCCAAGACGGCCCCCGTCATCCGGGCCCCGCGCGGCCCCCACAAAACGGCCAAAGGCTGGATCCAGGAGGCCGCCAAGCGCATGCTGATGAATAACCTCGACCCTGAGGTGGCCGAGCACCCAGACACCCTCGTCGTGTACGGTGGGCGCGGCAAGGCTGCCCGCAACTGGGAGGCGTTTTACAAGATTGTCGAGACGCTTGACCGCCTGGAGAACTTTGAAACGCTGCTGATTCAGTCCGGCAAGCCGGTCGCCGTGCTCAGGACGAACGAGTGGGCTCCGCGCGTCATCCTCGCCAACTCCAATCTGGTGCCGCACTGGGCGAACTGGGAAACCTTTGACCGGCTCGATCAGGCGGGGTTGATGATGTACGGCCAGATGACCGCTGGAAGCTGGATCTACATCGGCACCCAGGGCATCCTTCAGGGCACCTACGAGACTTTTGCGGGCGCAGCCAAAAAGCACTTCGGTGGCAGCCTGGCGGGCACGATCACCGTCACGGCGGGCTTGGGTGGAATGGGCGGTGCGCAGCCCCTCGCGGTGAAACTGGCGGGCGGCGTGAGCATCACCATCGAGATTGACCCGACGCGCATTCAAAAGCGCCTGGACACCCGCTATCTGGACGAGGTGGCGACTCACCTTCAAGACGCGATCGCACGGGCCGAGAAGTACAGGGCGCAGGGCCTTGCCCGCTCCATCGGCCTGCTGGGCAATGCCGCCGAAGTGCTGCCGCAACTGGTGGAGATGAACTGGACGCCGGACCTGATCACCGATCAGACGAGTGCCCACGATCCGCTGTGGGGCTATATCCCGCCGCTCGCCCCCGACGAGGACGCGAACAAGCTGCGCGCTGAGCAGCCGGAGGCGTACCGCCAGCGGGCCTATGCGGCGATGGCAGAGCATGTCCGGGCCATCCTCGAGCTGCAAAAGCGCGGGGCCATCGCCTTTGATTACGGCAACAACCTGCGGCAGCGGGCCTTTGAGGCGGGCGTGAACAACGCCTTTGACTACCCCGGCTTCGTGCCCGCCTTCATCCGCGACTCCTTCTGCGAGGGCCGTGGCCCCTTCCGTTGGGTGGCCCTCAGCGGCGATCCCGCGGACATCCGCGCGACCGATCAAGCCCTTCTCGAACTCTTCCCCGACGATGAGCGGCTACAATCCTGGCTCACCTACGCCGCCGATCAGATCGCCTTCCAGGGCCTCCCCGCGCGCATCTGCTGGCTGGGCTACCGCGAACGCGACCAAGCGGCCCTGCTGTTTAACGAGATGGTCGCGGACGGTCGCCTGAGGGCCCCCATCGTGATCGGCCGTGACCACCTCGACGCGGGCAGCGTCGCGAGCCCCTACCGGGAGACAGAGGCGATGAAGGACGGCAGTGACGCCGTCTCCGACTGGGCGCTGCTCAATTTTGGCGTGGGCATCGCGTCGGGCGCCGCCTGGATGAGCTTTCACCACGGGGGCGGTGTGGGAATGGGCTTCAGCCAGCATAGCGGCCTTGTCGCGGTCGCAGACGGTACGCCCGAAGCCGCCGAGCGCCTCCGCCGCTGCCTGACGAATGACCCCGCGCTGGGTGTGATCCGCCATGCCGACGCCGGATATGAAAAGGCGCTGGACGTGGCGCGGACGCGCGGGCTCGATCTGCCGAGCCTGGGGACGGAGGACACGCGGGAGGCGGAGGGCTGA